The genomic window AGATGGAGAGAAATTCCAGCCTGCTTCCACTCTTTTGTCTTCAGGGCATTTTTGGAATTTCCTTCAGGAAGTGAGGTTATGACCCAGAGCCTTCCTCGGTGAGTAGGCTCTCATTTCCCACAGTCAGCCCTGCACAGCGATGACATACAGTACGAGAAGGTGAGGTTTATCTTCACTCTCCAACTGCATCCGGTATGGGCTCCATGGAACTTAAAAGTAATTCTGAGAGGGAATGGCCTGTGGAAAGGAAATGGAAGTCAAACCTTTGGGAGAAGTAAGGCACTATCTGTTGAACGACACTGCCACGGCCTTCGCTGGCAGACCCAACGGAGCTGCAGCGCTCACGCAGCTGAGCCACCATCCTGTGTTTCATAAACTTCCTTGACGTTTGCAATAGGCTGAGACTTGAACTTATGAATTATATTGGTGATACAAGTGAATTACTTTTCTACTCTAGGCAGTCATGGTAAAACTAGAAACCGTctggttttccttctgtttgtACTTCATTGGCTGTTAGAGGAGAATTGCTCTTGTAGAGATTCTTCTAGTGGCATTTCAGCCATACAGCACATGCTGACAAGAAAGTTATAGTTTAAAATTAGTTTAGTATTTTACATGATCCTGTGACATTACACGTTATGTCCCCACAGAATGGACTTAATCCCAGCATGTACTAAAATGGAGGAATTCTTTCACTAACTTCTGTGGAAACCACACATGGCATGAAACCACCACAATAGTACAAAACTGCTAGTAATCTGATAATAGActcatttaaaaaatcagtttatTAATGTTTAGAAGTCAATAAAGCTATGTGCAAATTGAACAATAAAAgtcagaaacattttaaatactattttttaaaccagaaaaaaaaccccaaacagttTAATTGCACTGGAAATTTTACTACAAAGGCAATacattttctttataaaataccAGTCCTAGGAGTTGCTGATGACTGTAGATAAGTCAATTGCTCTCAGCTATCCCAGATATACCACATTTGTTATAGTAAAACTCTAGGCGCATGAAGACTCCTGTATCTTATTTACATTGGACACATTCAACCCCATTAGCACAGGTTAGAAAAATAGAGAAGTAAAAATGATGCTGTAAAACAAATACATTCAATTTAACAACAGGTACttcttccattaaaaaatacagatatCTTTGCTGAAATTATGAACATTAATAAAATGTGTCAAAATGTATTgcattttgttatggaagtgcATTTATCTATAGTCATTTCACTTcaactttctttttattttttctgaaaccTGACGTACTCTTTTCTGATTTTCCAACTGAACCTTACTTTTGGAAAGACTGTGAAACTGACACTGAAATTCCCCTTCAGTTTTTAGCTCTTCTTACTTAGGCAAAAATCCCACTGTTGTCAATAGTATTTTTTACTATTTTGTAGGTGTTCAAGTCATCTTGAAGAGAAATGATATTTAGTTCATTCTTGCGTTTTTCGTGATAATGCAGTTTAATGCTATAGAATAAAAAGGCAATCAAAATATGGGGCCAAATGCCCTTCTGAGCTACTCCATTAAGTCTGACGCAGCCAATGGAATTGTACAGGCGAAAGTAACTGCAGAATCTAGCTCGTGGTCTTCAAATGTAATACAGACTGACAGCAAAAATTCACAGCTATGATCTTGCTAAGTAAAACCCCAAGAGCTTTGGACTCTGCAAACAAACCCTTATGACTTAACTAAAAGCTCTGCAAAATTATGCCAATTATGGTTGTATGTGGTCTAAGTTATATTTGTGTGATCTCCTTCCATGTTATGTACTAAACAAACACACTTCTTACCAACGATACCAGAGCCACCACTAAATTCAGTACAGAAAGATCTTTGTGTCAGTGGTTTGCTGTGAAGAGAAAAAACTTCACATTCTtctcacaggggaaaaaaaaaaaaagattcattctccctttccctcctccccctctctctttctctcacaCACACCAGGCATCATTTCACCAAGGCATCAGTCTTTCAGAGTTACTAAGGAGATTTCAGGATATGAATGTGCCTGACAATCCTGAGCTGCCTCAGCGCAAAGACAAAACATGCTCCAGGGAAAAAGATTTTCAAGCCAGAACAGTGTGTCCCATTTCTTGAACTCCAGCCTCGCAAGTGCACCATTTGCCTCATTAGAACTAATGCTACTTGCTCACTCAGCCCAAcgctgctgctgtgagcaggaggcGTCCCAGCTCCCTGATTTCAGAGGAAGACTCTGAAATACACCCCCATGGTTACTCCTAAGAAGATGAGGTAACATTGCCCGAAGACATGATGGTTTCAGGATGGTCACCGTCCTCCTTCTGTGGGTGTGAGGAGTTGTCAGACTTACTCCGGCTGAACTCCATGCCCCCAATGATTGGCCGTTTGAATTTGGTCCCAGAATCTGCTGGGGGACAtgtgcagcagcacaaaatctTGATGAAAGCCCTCCGCATCTCTTTGTTTGTCAAGGTGTAGATGATAGGGTTCGTGGCTGAATTGAGCACGGCCAGTACTAAGAAATACTCTGCTTTATAGAGGATTGGGCAGGTCTTCACTTTGCACCCCACATCCAGTAAAAGGAGGATGAACAGAGGAGCCCAGCAGGCAATGAAGACACTCAGGACTATGATCACTGTCTTGAGCAAGGCTAGTGACTTTTCTGAGCTCCTGGTAGCTTTGGTAATGTTTTTCCGAAATGTCAGCCTGCGGCTCCTAGTCCTCACCATGGAGTAGATCCTGCAGTAGAGGACCACAATAGATAACAAAAGGCCAGTGAAAACGGTTGTGCAAAAGAGAATATAGTGCTTGTGGTAGAGAGGCAGCACGGTGGAGCAGTTGGACAAGAGGTTCTTGCAGTTCCAGCCCATGATCGGGAGCCCCCCGAGGATGGCGGAGATGACCCAGCACGCACTGATCAGCAAGAAGGAGCGGAAGCTGTTGCTGCCATTGTGGAGTTTCATCTTCAGCATGGTGATGTATCTCTCAATGGCAATGGCCAACAAGCTGAACACAGAAGCTGACAAGGCAACAAACATGGTGCCTTCTCTTACAAACCACTGGTTGGGGGTCAGGCTGTAGGTTTTGTGTCCAGATAGAAGGAGGTTGGCAGTGTAAGCCACACCAGCCAGCAAGTCTGAAAGAGCTAAGTTCCCAATGAAATAGTACATGGGTCTGTGAAACTTCTTGGTTTTCCAGATGGTAAGCAAGACAAAAATGTTCTCTAAGATTATAAAGCAGCAAATGATGATAAAAACCACCGACGTCACTTTAATTCCAGTGTCCACACTCTCATTTAGCTTTCCCGTGTAATTATAATGCTCTTTGATGACATAGTTGACATCGGTGTTGGTGGGGTTGCTGGTGACCTTCTGCGGGGCAGTGGTGCCGGAGTTCATGGTGCCTGGCTGGGGACTGCTCCCCCAGCGGCCACCGGATGGTGACGCCGACCGCAAACCCGGTGGCTGCCCCGGCAGCTCCTTGGCCCCACAGCCTGCCCGGCACTGCTGCACGGCCTCAAAAACTGCAGACCTGAGAACAAGAGGCACAAAACCCAGACTTTAAAGAAGGAAGACAAATAGTGTAGCAAATGCTAAAGGGTTTAAAATAATCTGCTGTTTTAACTGTGCATCAGAGTCATAAATGTATTCACACATGAATCAGTTTCATTCAGCTGGTAAACTATGTTTAAAAGGTGGTTAGGCATATTCAATAGGTAAAGCTAATAAGACAAAAAAAGTTCTGGCATGTAGAACTGAACAAGTTGGAGTCAGCAAGGACTCTATTACTGGACTTCTTCCAACACAAAAGATCTCAAAGCTCCCCGGCAGTAAGTTCTAGCACTTTTTCTTCAGTGGGAAATGCAACAGCAGAGATTAAAAAGAGAAGGGCTTGCTTGATTAGATTTAACTCTAAATGTATGAAAGTCTGCAGAGAAATTACTTGACAGAAGACCTGTATTCTTCTCCATTAATAAAGTCTGAATACACTTTGGAAGGGGGTAGTTATGCAATTTACTGATGCCATCTCAAACAGTGGTAAATTCACTgatgtaaatataaataagaGCTCATCTCAAAGCTGTAAACAGGTAAGGGGTGCCCTTGCTAAATACAAGTAAGAATATACTTTACAAAGCCCACAGCAGTAAAAAGTTTAGAAAAACATGGAATTAAGCTGGAGAGCAAACCCATTCCATGGGTCTGAAACAAAGAATGTCAAAAAAACCCTTGCATTTAAATAACTAGTATTACAAGCTTTTGAAATTGGCATAATTAAGGAATACGCATACAGAGGAAGCCCCCTTTATACATAAAGGTTTTGTAGtggacatttaaaaagaattaaacacaTAATATCACGCAAGGAAAGAAGAACAAGCAGATTTGGTAAATTACAGCCTAAGCGGTGCAAGGCAGTGTGTTCGGCTCCCTACACCATTCCCGGGCTCCCGTCTGCACCGCTCCCGGGCATAAAACTCCCACCGCTCCTGTCCCGCACGGCTCCTGTCTCGCACGGCTCCGGGGCTCAGACCCGCACCGCTCCGGTCCCGCTTCGGTCTCCAGCGCGCGTGGCTCCCGTCCCGCACCGCCTCCACTGGCCGCGGCACGCAGCCGGGCACGCCGGCGTCCAGGTAGcctctcccccacccctcctATTTTGTTTTGTGGCCCCGGGGGTCGCGCCGAGCGGGGACCGCAGCGCTGGGACTGCCGTGCGGTGTCCCCGAGCCTTACTTCGCTGAAGCGCGGAGTGCGCGGCTCCCCGAGCCTTACCTCGCTGAAGCGCGGCGCGGAGCCCAGACCGGCCCCGCACATCTTGCGAGCCCGCGGAACAACTCCGGTGGGCGGGCTGGGGGGCTCGGTCGTTTTaatgtttctgctgctgctgcccaacccttttcCGACTCCGTCTTCTCCGTGCACGCCCACCCCGGCCCTGCCCCGTCCCGCCCGCCGGGGCGTGAGCAGCGGCGGGCTGGCACGGACCCCGTGGGGCAGCAGCGGGGCACACGAAGGCGTGAGGCGAAGAACTCCCCCGCGGGACCCCCTCGCCCTGCCGGCCGGGGGACGCAGGGCTCCGGCCTCCCTGACCTGGGAGCCGCCTCTCGGCACCGGGCGCACCCGGCATTCCGGGGAAGGAGGTGCTGGCACGGCCCGGCCGGCTCCGAGCACGGCTCCTGCGCCTGGCGGGGCGCCGGGGGCAGCTTCGCGCCCCGAGTAGGCCCAGAAAGGCCATGGCCAAAGGCAGCATCCCGTATGCTACCTCAGCTGTCCCTCTTCGAGGACTGTGTAAGTCATGTTTAAGGAAACACCTGGAAGAAGCTCTTCCATTTTCTCACTACAACCAAGGTGTGTTTTTGCCGTGGCAGGCCCGGTGGCTGCTACCCGCACTCCTGGCCTGCAGAGTGACTCACCAGCGGCTCCCTCCGGAATTGGTCTTGGTGTTTCCacatgaaaaaaccccaaacaaacaaacaaacaaacaaactcaaaaaacccaacccaaaacccaaaaactaaaaaaaccccaaaactctgtGTGTTCAGAGGATGTTGTAAAACAACTGTTTGAAAGTATGAAGAAAAGttttttttatgcattttttcagaaacaaaattgGCAAGGGCAACTACTTAACACTCTTTAAAAAGAATATATTGTatattctttttaaaagaaaaaccacttTTGGTGTAtgtgaaatgccagctctggtATTCTACCGTTGCACTTGCTGCAGAAATATTCCTCTTCCTTCCTTGCTCTGCTCTTGTTAACTCCAAATTGAAATGTAAAAGAATATCACAGTAGGCCAAAGCACAATATAGTggttctttcagtttaaagcatTTTGCCCATCAATTAGCTGTAGCAGTTGTTATAGGGAAGCAGCTTTCCTCTGTAAGACAGTACAAGTATTCTACCCTCAGGAAGAGGGTCCCTCTCTTATTTATGCTAATAGTCACGCTTCAATTGCTTCACCTCTCCCAGAATGACTCAGATAAATTACACTGGCAAACAGACATTTACTCTTCTACCACAAAGCTAGAAACTTGAAGATATTTATCCTCCTGAGAGCCTGGAGGAAAATGCAGCCGTTAAGTCACAACTGTCAGAAAAGGCACATGAGATAAATCATGCTTGAGGTTAACATATGTATCCCCTGCAACTGCCCAACATACCCCAGATATTTCAAGCTTTCCCCCTTATTATCTAATACATAGAAAATACTAAATAAATGTGCATTCATTAGGCATTTTCTTCTAGGAAATAATTCTCACATCATTTTAAGTAAGAGGAACATATTAAAGGAACATGCTTTAATTAAAGGACAGAATGATTCAGGGTTTCATTAGTCAGATGTGCAGGCTTTCATGTCCAGGCTATTGGTTACCAGCTGAGAGGATACCAGCTCAGAGATGTGACATCCAGCAAATTGTCAGAGGTTgtgtagaatcacagaaccatagactggtttgggttggaatggaccttaaagatcacccagttccTATTCcattgccatgggcaggaataGGAACttggtgatctttaaggtccataAAAGATCAACCTTTCACTAGGCCAGgatgctcaaagccccatccaacctagcctggaacacttccagggatgggcacatcCACCCTTtctttgggcaacctgttccagggcctcaccaccctcacagcaaagacATTCTTATCAATATTGAAACTAAGCCCACagtctttcagtttgaagccattccatgttcttgtaaaaagtccctttccagctttcc from Agelaius phoeniceus isolate bAgePho1 chromosome 8, bAgePho1.hap1, whole genome shotgun sequence includes these protein-coding regions:
- the S1PR1 gene encoding sphingosine 1-phosphate receptor 1, with protein sequence MNSGTTAPQKVTSNPTNTDVNYVIKEHYNYTGKLNESVDTGIKVTSVVFIIICCFIILENIFVLLTIWKTKKFHRPMYYFIGNLALSDLLAGVAYTANLLLSGHKTYSLTPNQWFVREGTMFVALSASVFSLLAIAIERYITMLKMKLHNGSNSFRSFLLISACWVISAILGGLPIMGWNCKNLLSNCSTVLPLYHKHYILFCTTVFTGLLLSIVVLYCRIYSMVRTRSRRLTFRKNITKATRSSEKSLALLKTVIIVLSVFIACWAPLFILLLLDVGCKVKTCPILYKAEYFLVLAVLNSATNPIIYTLTNKEMRRAFIKILCCCTCPPADSGTKFKRPIIGGMEFSRSKSDNSSHPQKEDGDHPETIMSSGNVTSSS